The Pseudomonas sp. DG56-2 genome contains a region encoding:
- a CDS encoding metal ABC transporter ATPase, protein MPRTLIRKNPSNFKTLPLHVEASPEGLSYQSIGMPLNFAQTQQRRKQIHLADNQRFAVELANLGVSVRLTLHWQNRDYWVLVRQRRQDRGDVVLKLISGYVPAQELNLPLHTAIQEVAEECLLETPEGWLGGRFNETWLPAPYADALHYREALPFILTPHSGAARPVHCANLQLLERPRAYVHLPTASLQLIYDLRLQVPREAKSLSLFHVDERLEGDQLVARLNRSRPDLYLMPLEDGRPRAELYTLKKDRLLPASTRGMYLAESFARQEGWLVRDERIRWKDWVSQQGLTVPKPDSGLQRLTGKARELLQLARGGLGK, encoded by the coding sequence ATGCCGCGAACATTGATCCGCAAGAATCCGAGCAACTTCAAAACCCTGCCGCTGCACGTCGAAGCCAGTCCAGAGGGGCTGAGCTACCAAAGCATCGGCATGCCGCTGAACTTCGCCCAGACCCAGCAACGGCGCAAACAGATCCACCTGGCCGACAACCAGCGTTTTGCTGTCGAGTTAGCCAACCTGGGGGTTTCCGTGCGCCTGACCCTGCACTGGCAGAACCGCGACTACTGGGTACTGGTACGCCAGCGCCGCCAGGATCGGGGTGATGTCGTACTCAAGCTGATTTCTGGCTATGTGCCGGCCCAGGAGTTGAACCTGCCGCTGCACACCGCCATCCAGGAGGTTGCTGAAGAATGCTTGCTGGAAACCCCGGAAGGCTGGCTGGGTGGCCGTTTCAACGAGACCTGGCTGCCAGCGCCCTATGCTGACGCCCTGCATTATCGCGAGGCGCTGCCATTCATCCTGACGCCGCACTCCGGCGCGGCAAGGCCTGTGCATTGCGCCAACCTGCAACTGCTGGAGCGGCCGCGCGCATACGTACACTTGCCCACCGCGTCGTTACAGTTGATCTACGACTTGCGCTTGCAGGTGCCGCGCGAAGCCAAATCCCTGAGCCTGTTTCATGTCGATGAACGCCTTGAGGGCGATCAGCTAGTCGCCCGTCTCAACCGTTCACGTCCAGACTTGTACCTGATGCCGCTGGAGGACGGACGCCCACGCGCTGAACTGTACACCTTGAAAAAAGACCGCTTGCTGCCCGCCAGCACGCGCGGCATGTACCTCGCCGAGAGTTTTGCCCGGCAGGAAGGTTGGCTGGTCAGGGATGAGCGAATTCGCTGGAAGGATTGGGTCAGCCAGCAAGGCCTGACGGTGCCAAAGCCCGACAGCGGATTGCAACGGCTGACGGGCAAGGCGAGGGAATTGTTGCAACTGGCGCGCGGGGGGCTTGGCAAGTAA
- the waaA gene encoding lipid IV(A) 3-deoxy-D-manno-octulosonic acid transferase → MNRTLYTLLFHLGLPLVALRLYLRSRKAPAYAKRIGERFAINLPAMRKGGIWVHAVSVGESIAAAPMIRALLQAYPQLPITITCMTPTGSERVQAMFANEPRIQHCYLPYDLPWAAGRFLDHVQPKLAVIMETELWPNHIHQCAKRAIPVALANARLSERSARGYARFAKLTRPMLAEMSLIAVQTETEAQRFRQLGARPESVQVTGSIKFDLRIDEQLLPRARLLREQWQATQRPLWIAASTHEGEDEVILAAHRQLLEHHADALLILVPRHPERFNSVFELCAAQFPTIRRSSGDPVGVDTAVMLGDTMGELLFLYALADIAFVGGSLVPNGGHNLLEPAALSLPVISGPHLFNFLEIATMLRDAGALQEVDDAQGLAAAIRRLIELPQDARRMGEAGRAVMKANQGALQRLLEGLGRLL, encoded by the coding sequence ATGAATAGAACACTTTATACCCTGCTGTTTCACCTGGGCCTGCCGCTGGTTGCGCTGCGCCTGTACCTGCGTTCGCGTAAAGCGCCGGCCTACGCCAAGCGTATTGGCGAACGCTTCGCCATCAACCTGCCGGCCATGCGCAAAGGCGGCATTTGGGTGCATGCGGTGTCAGTGGGCGAGAGCATCGCTGCGGCGCCGATGATTCGCGCGCTGTTGCAGGCTTATCCACAGCTGCCGATTACCATCACCTGCATGACTCCGACAGGTTCGGAGCGGGTCCAGGCGATGTTCGCCAATGAGCCACGCATCCAGCATTGCTACTTGCCCTATGACCTGCCCTGGGCGGCGGGGCGTTTTCTCGATCATGTCCAGCCCAAGCTTGCGGTGATCATGGAAACCGAGCTCTGGCCCAACCATATTCACCAGTGTGCCAAGCGTGCTATTCCGGTGGCGCTGGCCAATGCGCGGTTGTCTGAGCGCTCGGCGCGAGGTTATGCCCGTTTTGCCAAGCTGACCCGGCCGATGCTGGCCGAGATGAGTCTGATTGCGGTGCAGACCGAAACCGAAGCGCAGCGCTTTCGCCAGTTGGGGGCCAGGCCTGAATCTGTTCAGGTGACCGGCTCGATCAAGTTTGACCTGAGGATCGACGAGCAATTGCTGCCGCGTGCCAGGTTGCTGCGCGAGCAATGGCAGGCGACTCAACGTCCGCTGTGGATCGCTGCCAGTACCCATGAGGGCGAAGATGAGGTGATTCTGGCTGCCCATCGCCAGTTGCTCGAGCATCACGCCGATGCTTTGTTGATTCTCGTGCCGCGGCATCCTGAACGCTTCAACAGTGTCTTCGAGTTGTGTGCTGCGCAGTTTCCGACGATTCGACGCTCAAGTGGCGACCCGGTGGGTGTCGATACGGCTGTGATGCTCGGTGACACCATGGGCGAGTTGCTGTTTCTCTATGCCTTGGCGGACATCGCGTTTGTCGGTGGCAGCCTGGTGCCAAACGGTGGACACAACCTGTTGGAACCCGCGGCGCTGTCGTTGCCAGTGATCAGTGGCCCGCACCTGTTCAACTTTCTCGAGATTGCAACCATGCTGCGTGACGCTGGGGCGCTGCAGGAAGTGGACGACGCCCAGGGCCTGGCGGCTGCGATTCGACGTCTTATCGAGTTACCGCAGGATGCGCGGCGCATGGGTGAAGCGGGGCGGGCGGTGATGAAGGCCAATCAGGGGGCCTTGCAGCGATTGCTCGAGGGGTTGGGACGATTGCTCTGA
- the thiC gene encoding phosphomethylpyrimidine synthase ThiC produces the protein MSKQEKNIINLSESAQVDQQSVQPFTRSRKIYVEGSRPDIQVPMREISLDDTPTDFGGEANAPVLVYDTSGPYTDPNVIIDVRKGLGDVRSAWIDARGDTERLQGLSSNFGQQRLADAELTKLRFAHVRNPRRAKAGANVSQMHYARQGIITAEMEYVAIRENMKLQEARAAGLLEQQHPGHSFGASIPKEITAEFVREEIARGRAIIPANINHVELEPMIIGRNFLVKINGNIGNSALGSSIEEEVAKLTWGIRWGSDTVMDLSTGKHIHETREWIIRNSPVPIGTVPIYQALEKVNGVAEDLTWELFRDTLIEQAEQGVDYFTIHAGVLLRYVPLTAKRVTGIVSRGGSIMAKWCLAHHQENFLYTHFDEICEIMKAYDVSFSLGDGLRPGSIADANDEAQFGELETLGELTKIAWKHDVQCMIEGPGHVPMQLIKENMDKQLECCDEAPFYTLGPLTTDIAPGYDHITSGIGAAMIGWFGCAMLCYVTPKEHLGLPNKDDVKTGIITYKIAAHAADLAKGHPGAQIRDNALSKARFEFRWEDQFNLGLDPDTARSFHDETLPKDSAKVAHFCSMCGPKFCSMKITQEVREYAANQRIDAVDVAVEDGMREQAERFRQEGSQLYKKV, from the coding sequence ATGAGCAAACAAGAAAAAAACATTATCAATCTGAGTGAATCGGCCCAGGTCGATCAGCAGTCCGTACAGCCATTCACCCGTTCGCGCAAAATCTATGTCGAAGGCTCACGCCCAGACATCCAGGTGCCTATGCGTGAAATCAGCCTGGACGACACGCCAACTGACTTCGGCGGTGAAGCCAACGCTCCGGTGCTGGTCTACGACACTTCCGGTCCCTACACCGACCCCAATGTCATTATCGATGTGCGCAAAGGCCTGGGCGACGTGCGTTCGGCCTGGATCGACGCCCGTGGTGACACTGAGCGCCTGCAAGGGCTGTCATCCAACTTTGGCCAGCAGCGCCTGGCCGATGCCGAGCTGACCAAGCTGCGCTTTGCCCATGTACGCAATCCGCGTCGGGCCAAGGCCGGCGCCAACGTCAGCCAGATGCACTATGCCCGCCAGGGCATCATTACCGCCGAGATGGAATACGTCGCCATCCGCGAGAACATGAAGCTGCAGGAAGCTCGCGCTGCCGGCCTGCTCGAGCAGCAGCACCCAGGCCATAGCTTCGGTGCCAGTATCCCCAAGGAAATCACCGCCGAATTTGTCCGTGAAGAGATCGCGCGTGGCCGCGCGATCATTCCGGCCAACATCAACCACGTTGAGCTGGAACCGATGATCATCGGCCGCAACTTCCTGGTGAAGATCAACGGCAACATCGGCAACAGCGCCCTGGGTTCTTCCATCGAAGAAGAAGTGGCCAAGTTGACCTGGGGTATTCGCTGGGGCTCGGACACGGTCATGGACTTGTCCACCGGCAAGCACATTCATGAAACGCGCGAATGGATCATCCGCAACTCGCCTGTGCCAATCGGTACCGTGCCGATCTACCAAGCGCTGGAGAAGGTCAATGGCGTGGCCGAAGACCTGACCTGGGAATTGTTCCGCGATACCTTGATCGAGCAGGCCGAGCAGGGCGTCGACTACTTCACCATTCACGCCGGTGTGCTGCTGCGCTATGTGCCGCTGACCGCCAAACGCGTAACCGGCATCGTCAGTCGTGGCGGCTCGATCATGGCCAAGTGGTGCCTGGCGCATCACCAGGAGAACTTCCTCTATACCCATTTCGACGAAATCTGCGAAATCATGAAGGCCTACGACGTCAGCTTCTCGCTGGGTGATGGCCTGCGTCCGGGTTCGATTGCCGATGCCAACGACGAGGCGCAGTTCGGCGAGCTGGAGACACTTGGCGAGTTGACCAAGATTGCTTGGAAGCATGATGTGCAGTGCATGATCGAAGGCCCGGGGCATGTCCCCATGCAGTTGATCAAGGAGAACATGGACAAGCAGCTCGAATGCTGCGACGAAGCACCGTTCTACACCCTCGGCCCGCTGACCACCGACATCGCCCCGGGTTACGACCACATCACCTCCGGTATCGGCGCGGCGATGATTGGTTGGTTCGGGTGCGCCATGCTCTGCTACGTGACGCCAAAGGAACACCTGGGCCTGCCGAACAAGGATGACGTCAAGACCGGGATCATCACCTACAAGATCGCCGCCCACGCCGCTGACCTTGCCAAGGGGCACCCAGGCGCGCAGATCCGTGACAATGCCTTGTCCAAGGCGCGCTTCGAGTTCCGCTGGGAAGACCAGTTCAACCTCGGCCTGGACCCGGACACTGCCCGTTCTTTCCATGACGAGACCCTGCCCAAGGACTCGGCTAAGGTCGCGCACTTCTGCTCCATGTGCGGACCGAAGTTCTGCTCGATGAAAATCACTCAGGAAGTACGTGAGTACGCGGCCAACCAACGCATTGATGCGGTAGATGTCGCGGTCGAGGACGGCATGCGCGAGCAGGCCGAGCGATTCCGCCAGGAAGGCAGCCAGCTGTACAAAAAGGTCTAA
- a CDS encoding FAD-binding oxidoreductase, with protein sequence MPSVISTDVLIVGAGVAGLWLNARLRRLGYSTVVVERASLGGEQTLKSQGIIHGGAKYALHGALTGASEAIADMPRRWSEALAGNGELDLSGVRLLSDAHYLWSPGTLAGNLTSFFASKAVRGRVDQVKGEQLPAALQDRAFKGKVYRLAELVVDVPSLLSRLAELAGDSLLAGQQIEPLQENGVLLGLRVDGREIRAQRIVLSAGAGNAGLLESIGLTQPAMQRRPLHMVMAKGASLKPLYAHCLGGGPKPRITVTSHPAADGQWVWYLGGDLAEADGVAREPEAQIAAAKKEVASLLPWVDLSQVRWATVRIDRAEPAQSGLVRPDNAFLAEQDRLLVGWPTKLALAPDFADRVLTSLERDGIKPCAQPAALDLPKPPLAVPIWEQLLP encoded by the coding sequence ATGCCATCCGTTATTTCCACCGACGTCTTGATCGTCGGCGCAGGGGTCGCAGGCCTCTGGCTCAATGCTCGCCTGCGTCGCCTGGGCTATTCGACGGTTGTGGTGGAACGTGCCAGCCTCGGTGGCGAGCAGACCCTCAAATCCCAAGGGATCATTCATGGCGGCGCCAAGTATGCCCTGCATGGTGCGTTGACCGGCGCCTCCGAAGCCATTGCCGACATGCCGCGACGCTGGAGCGAAGCCCTGGCAGGCAACGGTGAACTGGACCTCAGCGGCGTGCGCCTGCTGTCCGACGCCCATTACCTATGGTCACCCGGCACCCTTGCCGGCAACCTGACCAGCTTCTTCGCCAGCAAGGCAGTGCGCGGACGGGTCGACCAGGTCAAGGGCGAGCAATTGCCAGCGGCCCTGCAGGACCGCGCATTCAAGGGCAAGGTCTATCGCTTGGCAGAACTCGTGGTTGATGTGCCGAGCCTGCTCAGCCGACTCGCCGAGCTTGCCGGAGACAGCCTGCTTGCCGGGCAGCAGATCGAGCCGCTGCAGGAAAATGGTGTTCTGCTTGGCTTGCGTGTCGATGGCCGCGAGATCCGCGCCCAGCGCATCGTGCTCAGCGCTGGCGCCGGCAATGCCGGTCTGCTCGAAAGCATCGGCCTGACCCAACCCGCCATGCAACGCCGCCCACTGCACATGGTCATGGCCAAGGGTGCCAGCCTCAAGCCCTTGTATGCCCATTGCCTGGGCGGTGGCCCCAAGCCACGCATCACGGTTACCAGCCATCCCGCAGCCGATGGTCAGTGGGTCTGGTACCTGGGTGGCGACCTGGCCGAAGCAGATGGCGTGGCCCGCGAGCCAGAGGCGCAGATTGCGGCCGCAAAAAAAGAAGTCGCCAGCCTCCTGCCCTGGGTCGACTTGAGCCAGGTGCGCTGGGCTACCGTGCGCATCGACCGCGCCGAGCCTGCCCAATCTGGTCTGGTACGCCCGGACAACGCCTTCCTCGCCGAGCAGGACCGCCTGCTGGTTGGTTGGCCGACCAAACTGGCACTGGCACCGGATTTCGCCGACCGAGTGCTGACCAGCCTCGAGCGCGACGGCATCAAGCCGTGCGCTCAGCCCGCTGCGCTGGACCTACCTAAACCACCGCTGGCGGTGCCAATCTGGGAGCAACTGCTGCCATGA
- a CDS encoding LysR family transcriptional regulator: MAQQWNLEQLRLFVAVAEQRSFSAVARVQRKAQSAVSNAIALLEADLGVTLFERSSGRQPRLTEAGAALVEDARELLRQCERLDGRALALLRGQEAQLRVAQDEAMPYQPVIDSLDELAQQFPMLEVQLASGAQGDVARKLVERRADLGLLFHHERMPQALERRALGRVEMVTVCAVNHPLARLGRVNRQQLARHRQLLIAPQESGYPGGEPISPQIWRADSFYAMAELLMRGLGWAWLPRHVVQYPTYHAQMVELSCEWTPPALVVELVWRRDEPLGPAAQWLAERFAVHLRAIG, encoded by the coding sequence ATGGCGCAGCAGTGGAATCTGGAGCAGCTTCGATTGTTTGTCGCGGTGGCCGAGCAACGATCGTTTTCAGCGGTAGCGCGCGTGCAGCGCAAGGCACAGTCGGCAGTAAGTAATGCCATCGCCCTGCTCGAGGCAGACTTGGGTGTGACCCTGTTTGAACGTAGCAGCGGTCGTCAGCCTCGGTTGACCGAAGCCGGAGCCGCCTTGGTGGAGGATGCTCGCGAGTTATTGCGCCAGTGTGAGCGCCTGGACGGCCGTGCATTGGCGTTGCTGCGCGGCCAGGAAGCGCAGTTGCGCGTGGCCCAGGACGAAGCGATGCCCTATCAGCCGGTGATCGATAGTCTCGACGAGTTGGCCCAGCAGTTCCCCATGCTGGAGGTGCAGTTGGCCAGCGGTGCGCAAGGGGATGTGGCGCGCAAGTTGGTCGAGCGTCGTGCCGATCTGGGCCTGCTCTTTCATCACGAACGCATGCCGCAGGCACTGGAGCGTCGAGCCTTGGGGCGGGTGGAAATGGTGACGGTCTGCGCGGTCAATCATCCGCTGGCACGGTTGGGCAGGGTCAATCGGCAGCAATTGGCGCGGCATCGACAATTGCTGATCGCCCCACAGGAAAGTGGTTATCCGGGCGGTGAACCGATCAGTCCGCAGATCTGGCGCGCCGACAGTTTTTACGCCATGGCCGAACTGCTGATGCGTGGCTTGGGTTGGGCCTGGCTGCCTCGGCACGTAGTGCAGTATCCGACCTATCACGCGCAAATGGTGGAGTTGTCCTGCGAATGGACACCGCCTGCGCTGGTGGTGGAGTTGGTCTGGCGTCGCGATGAGCCCTTGGGCCCTGCGGCGCAGTGGTTGGCTGAACGCTTCGCCGTGCACTTACGAGCCATTGGCTAG
- the hldE gene encoding bifunctional D-glycero-beta-D-manno-heptose-7-phosphate kinase/D-glycero-beta-D-manno-heptose 1-phosphate adenylyltransferase HldE has product MKLSMPRFDQAPVLVVGDVMLDRYWHGGTSRISPEAPVPVVKVEQIEDRPGGAANVALNIAALGAPAALVGVTGQDEAADSLANSLQAAGVRSIFQRIAHQPTIVKLRVMSRHQQLLRIDFEEPFATDPLSLGAEVDSLLDGVKVLVLSDYGKGALKNHQSLIEAARARGIPVLADPKGKDFSIYRGASLITPNLSEFETIVGRCADEAELVAKGGQLMRELDLGALLVTRGEHGMTLLRPEHPALHLPARAREVFDVTGAGDTVISTLAAAIAAGEELPHAVGLANLAAGIVVGKLGTAAISAPELRRAIQREEGSERGVLSLDQLLLAIDDARAHKEKIVFTNGCFDILHAGHVTYLEQARAQGDRLIVAVNDDASVSRLKGPGRPINSVDRRMAVLAGLGAVDWVISFPEGTPENLLSQVKPDVLVKGGDYGIDQVVGADIVNAYGGTVKVLGLVENSSTTAIVEKIRKN; this is encoded by the coding sequence ATGAAGTTGTCCATGCCGCGTTTCGATCAAGCCCCGGTACTGGTAGTGGGCGATGTTATGCTCGACCGCTACTGGCATGGCGGTACCTCTAGGATTTCGCCTGAAGCGCCGGTACCGGTGGTCAAGGTCGAACAGATCGAGGACCGTCCTGGTGGTGCGGCCAACGTTGCGTTGAACATCGCCGCCCTGGGTGCTCCAGCAGCACTGGTCGGGGTTACCGGTCAGGACGAGGCTGCCGACAGCCTCGCCAATAGCCTGCAAGCTGCAGGTGTACGCTCGATTTTCCAGCGCATCGCGCACCAGCCGACCATCGTCAAACTGCGGGTCATGAGTCGGCATCAGCAACTGCTGCGCATCGATTTCGAAGAGCCTTTCGCCACCGACCCGCTGTCGCTGGGCGCCGAAGTCGATAGCCTGCTCGATGGCGTGAAGGTGTTGGTGCTGTCGGACTACGGTAAAGGCGCGCTGAAAAACCATCAAAGCTTGATCGAGGCAGCCCGGGCCCGAGGGATTCCGGTGTTGGCCGATCCCAAGGGCAAGGATTTCTCGATCTATCGCGGTGCGAGCCTGATCACCCCGAACCTCAGCGAATTCGAAACCATCGTCGGTCGTTGCGCCGATGAAGCGGAACTGGTGGCCAAGGGTGGCCAACTGATGCGCGAGCTCGACCTGGGTGCCCTGTTGGTGACCCGTGGCGAGCACGGCATGACGCTGTTGCGTCCCGAGCATCCAGCCTTGCACCTGCCAGCCCGTGCCCGTGAAGTCTTCGACGTCACCGGTGCCGGGGATACCGTGATCTCGACCCTGGCTGCTGCTATTGCTGCCGGTGAAGAACTGCCCCATGCCGTGGGTTTGGCCAACCTGGCCGCCGGTATCGTGGTTGGCAAACTCGGTACGGCTGCAATCAGTGCACCTGAGCTGCGTCGCGCCATTCAGCGTGAAGAAGGTTCCGAGCGTGGTGTGTTGAGTCTCGACCAGCTTCTGTTGGCCATAGACGATGCCCGCGCGCACAAAGAGAAGATCGTCTTCACCAATGGTTGCTTCGATATCCTTCACGCCGGTCATGTGACTTACCTGGAGCAGGCGCGGGCCCAGGGTGATCGACTGATCGTTGCGGTCAACGACGATGCTTCGGTAAGCCGTCTGAAGGGCCCTGGGCGTCCAATCAACAGTGTTGATCGGCGCATGGCCGTACTGGCTGGCCTGGGTGCTGTGGACTGGGTCATCAGCTTCCCTGAAGGTACCCCGGAAAACCTGCTCAGCCAGGTCAAGCCAGATGTGCTGGTCAAGGGTGGCGACTACGGGATCGACCAGGTGGTGGGTGCCGATATCGTCAATGCCTATGGCGGTACCGTGAAGGTGCTGGGCTTGGTTGAGAACAGTTCGACCACGGCCATCGTCGAGAAAATTCGTAAGAACTAG
- a CDS encoding aldo/keto reductase, with the protein MSLPTLHDLHRPLGSTGLRVSPLGLGTVKLGRDQGVKYPNGFTIPDDDQARLLLAQARELGINLIDTAPAYGRSEERLGPLLRGQREQWVIVSKVGEEFDEGQSRFDFSASHTRFSIERSLQRLETDHIDLVLVHSDGNDLHILEHEEVYQTLEALKQEGKIGGYGLSGKTVEGGLKALERGDCAMVTYNLNEQAERPVLDYAAAHGKAILVKKALASGHVCLSPGVDPVRASFELLFGHPGVSSAIVGTINPVHLAHNVATVAAVLNR; encoded by the coding sequence ATGAGCCTGCCGACTCTTCACGATCTGCACCGCCCCTTGGGCAGTACCGGCTTGCGCGTATCACCGCTGGGCCTGGGTACGGTCAAGCTGGGGCGCGATCAAGGCGTCAAGTACCCTAACGGCTTTACCATTCCGGACGACGACCAGGCGCGCCTGCTGTTGGCCCAGGCCCGCGAGTTGGGCATCAACCTGATCGACACGGCCCCTGCCTATGGCCGCAGCGAAGAGCGTCTTGGCCCGCTGTTGCGCGGCCAGCGCGAACAGTGGGTAATCGTCAGCAAGGTCGGTGAAGAATTCGACGAGGGTCAGTCACGTTTCGACTTCAGCGCCAGCCACACACGCTTCTCCATTGAACGCAGCCTCCAGCGCCTGGAAACCGACCACATCGACCTGGTGCTGGTCCACTCCGATGGCAATGACCTGCATATCCTTGAGCACGAAGAGGTGTACCAGACCCTCGAAGCGCTGAAGCAGGAAGGCAAGATTGGCGGCTATGGTCTTTCCGGCAAGACGGTGGAGGGCGGCCTGAAGGCACTTGAACGCGGCGACTGCGCCATGGTCACCTACAATCTGAACGAACAGGCAGAACGCCCGGTGCTCGACTATGCCGCTGCGCATGGCAAAGCCATCCTGGTAAAAAAAGCCCTCGCCAGTGGCCATGTATGCCTGAGCCCCGGGGTGGACCCGGTGCGCGCCAGCTTCGAACTGCTATTTGGCCACCCTGGTGTCAGCAGTGCTATCGTCGGCACTATCAACCCTGTGCACCTGGCCCATAACGTAGCGACTGTTGCTGCTGTATTGAATCGCTGA
- a CDS encoding TolC family outer membrane protein — MLRKLSLALAVSCATNGMAWAADPPLSAKTDLVSVYQEAVDNNADLAAARANYGAQKEVVPQARAGLLPNLSAGAEMLNTRTKIDDPSITSSRSGNSWSATLAQPIFRADRWFQLQAAEAINEQSALELSATEQNLILQTADNYFSVLRAQDNLASTKAEEAAFKRQLDQSNERFDVGLSDKTDVLQSQASYDTARANRIVAQRQVDDAFEALITLTNRDYTSIQGIRHTLPVQVPVPNDAKAWVETAGKQNLNLLANNYAVSAAEETLRQRKAGHAPTVDAVAQYQKGDNDNLGFTNPNLTRQNYRGDVEQTTIGLQLNIPIYSGGLTSSQVREAYQRLNQSEQQRESLRRQVVENTRNLHRAVNTDVEQVQARKQSIISNQSALEATEIGYQVGTRNIVDVLDAQRQLYTSVRDYNNTRYDYILDNLRLKQAAGTLSPQDLTDLSRYLKPDYNPDKDFLPPDLAAAAQANFNARP, encoded by the coding sequence ATGCTGCGCAAACTTTCACTGGCCCTTGCCGTGTCTTGTGCTACCAACGGAATGGCCTGGGCAGCAGACCCGCCCCTGTCAGCGAAAACCGATCTGGTCAGCGTCTACCAGGAAGCTGTGGATAACAACGCCGATCTGGCTGCGGCCCGCGCCAACTATGGTGCGCAAAAGGAAGTGGTACCTCAGGCCCGGGCCGGCCTGCTGCCAAACCTTTCGGCCGGTGCCGAAATGTTGAACACCCGCACCAAGATCGATGATCCGTCGATTACCTCGAGTCGCAGTGGCAACTCCTGGTCCGCGACCCTGGCCCAGCCGATTTTCCGCGCCGATCGCTGGTTCCAGTTGCAAGCTGCAGAAGCGATCAATGAGCAATCAGCGCTGGAGCTTTCAGCCACTGAACAGAACCTGATCCTGCAAACTGCCGATAATTATTTCTCGGTTCTGCGTGCCCAGGACAACCTGGCGTCGACCAAGGCTGAAGAAGCTGCCTTCAAACGCCAGCTGGACCAGTCCAACGAGCGCTTCGATGTGGGCCTCTCGGACAAGACCGACGTGCTTCAGTCCCAGGCCAGCTATGACACCGCCCGCGCCAACCGGATCGTGGCACAGCGCCAGGTTGACGATGCGTTTGAGGCGTTGATTACCCTGACCAATCGCGACTACACCTCTATTCAAGGCATCCGCCACACGCTGCCAGTACAGGTCCCGGTGCCAAATGACGCCAAGGCTTGGGTCGAGACTGCCGGCAAACAGAACCTCAACCTGTTGGCGAACAACTACGCCGTCAGCGCCGCCGAAGAAACCCTGCGCCAGCGCAAGGCCGGCCACGCGCCAACCGTCGATGCCGTTGCCCAGTACCAGAAAGGTGACAACGACAACCTCGGTTTCACCAACCCGAACCTTACCAGGCAGAATTACCGGGGTGATGTGGAACAGACCACTATCGGCCTGCAGTTGAATATCCCGATCTACAGCGGCGGCCTGACCAGCTCACAGGTGCGCGAGGCCTATCAGCGCCTGAACCAGAGCGAGCAACAGCGTGAAAGCCTGCGTCGCCAGGTGGTGGAGAACACCCGCAACCTGCACCGCGCAGTGAACACCGACGTCGAGCAGGTTCAGGCGCGCAAGCAATCGATCATCTCCAACCAGAGCGCCCTAGAAGCGACCGAGATCGGTTATCAGGTCGGTACACGCAACATCGTCGATGTGCTCGATGCCCAGCGCCAGCTGTACACCTCGGTGCGCGACTACAACAACACCCGCTACGATTACATCCTCGACAATCTGCGCCTCAAGCAGGCTGCCGGAACCTTGAGCCCACAAGACCTGACGGATCTGAGCCGCTACCTGAAACCGGACTACAACCCGGACAAGGACTTCCTGCCACCAGACCTGGCTGCTGCTGCACAGGCCAACTTCAACGCCCGGCCTTGA
- a CDS encoding multidrug efflux SMR transporter, whose amino-acid sequence MNAYTYLAIAICAEVIATASMKAVKGLSTPLPLLLMVCGYAVAFWMLTLVVRSIPVGIAYAIWSGLGIVLISIAALVIYGQKLDIPAMLGMAMIVGGVVVIQVFSKTAGH is encoded by the coding sequence ATGAATGCCTACACCTACCTGGCTATCGCCATCTGCGCCGAAGTCATCGCCACCGCCTCGATGAAGGCCGTAAAAGGGCTGAGCACTCCCCTGCCCTTACTGCTGATGGTCTGTGGCTACGCCGTGGCGTTCTGGATGTTGACCTTGGTAGTACGCAGCATTCCGGTGGGCATCGCCTATGCCATCTGGTCGGGACTGGGCATTGTGTTGATCAGCATCGCCGCGCTGGTGATCTATGGTCAGAAACTCGACATCCCAGCGATGCTCGGCATGGCCATGATCGTGGGCGGCGTGGTGGTGATCCAGGTGTTCTCGAAAACCGCCGGGCATTGA